The following coding sequences lie in one Spinacia oleracea cultivar Varoflay chromosome 1, BTI_SOV_V1, whole genome shotgun sequence genomic window:
- the LOC110800846 gene encoding uncharacterized protein translates to MNAIVTKSAKVLNDGATSSDVPKSNVGGNIVGFLDDDDVDHVVSPNKVETDDSRPKEATPLQPLVPKLPYPQRFARQRLDAHFAKVLEMISKLHITIPFMDAIKKMPTYSQFLKKILSGKRDCDVKEMVNLTESCRSIILNQMPPKLKDPGSSYIPCAIKKLEIDLGASVSLMPYSVFTKLEVGDLVPTNITLQLVDCSVKYLIGKIEDVPLRVGKFVIPVDFVVLDIDEDVHVPIILGWPFLAMEGGIVDVKQEKITLKDGENSLVFLFESNHESS, encoded by the coding sequence ATGAATGCAATTGTGACTAAAAGTGCGAAGGTTTTGAATGATGGGGCTACGTCTAGTGATGTTCCTAAGTCCAATGTGGGTGGTAATATAGTAGGGtttcttgatgatgatgatgtagatCATGTTGTGTCCCCAAACAAGGTTGAGACAGATGATTCAAGGCCAAAGGAGGCCACTCCACTCCAACCTCTTGTTCCTAAACTCCCTTATCCCCAAAGATTTGCTAGACAAAGACTGGATGCCCATTTTGCTAAAGTTTTAGAAATGATAAGTAAGTTGCATATCACCATCCCCTTTATGGACGCAATCAAGAAAATGCCTACCTACTCTCAATTCCTTAAGAAAATCTTGAGTGGAAAAAGGGATTGTGACGTAAAGGAGATGGTGAATCTCACTGAGAGTTGTAGATCCATTATTCTTAACCAAATGCCACCCAAACTCAAGGATCCGGGTAGTTCCTATATCCCTTGTGCTATTAAGAAgcttgaaattgatttgggtgcTAGTGTTAGTTTAATGCCTTATTCGGTGTTCACTAAGCTTGAAGTTGGTGATCTTGTCCCAACCAACATTACATTGCAACTTGTCGACTGTTCGGTCAAATATCTTATTGGCAAGATTGAGGATGTACCCTTAAGAGTTGGAAAATTCGTGATCCCCGTCGATTTTGTTGTGCTTGATATTGATGAGGATGTTCATGTCCCAATTATTCTTGGTTGGCCTTTCTTGGCCATGGAAGGGGGCATTGTTGATGTTAAGCAAGAGAAGATCACCTTGAAGGATGGGGAAAATAGTttagtttttttatttgaatcaAACCATGAATCATCCTAG